TCTTCCTCTATGCAATGGAACTGTTACAATAGTGGAATTTCAATGTCTGTTACAACCTTTTACAAGAGATACCAtttaatttccccccccccccacaaaaaaaagccTCTCTAGTCACTTCAGAGTATTGAGAATTTTACTTGGTATTACTTTAGGCTGCCAGTTTCAAGAAACAGAGTAGTCTCAGGTACTTTCCCTGTTTCTAGTTGCTAATTTCTTGGTTTTACAATTTTACTCTTTCCCCTGATGGTGTGTAAAATACCCACATAGACACAGGAAGTTTACAGAAGGTTCCAAAAGAATGAGAAAATAAGATTATTTTTGTAATCAAGTGAACGAGTTAAGATATAGCTGCATGTAGAAGCAGGAAATTCTCATATCTGTCTAAAAACATTAAATTTCACAGTTTGCTTTAAGATGAAAGCCAGAGTTGGCTAGTAAAGGGGCTATTCTGCATTACAGAACCTGAGGACTCATTGAACATGTTCTTTAAGACTCGACTTCATCCCCAAGAACctaacttattttaatttgtaaaaacaagCCACTTGTGCCTTCATTCCAGTTTTAGTTACACCAATTTAAATGAGCACCCTACTCTTTTTTAAGTCACAGGTGAACAGGAAAGTACCGAGTTTAAACTCATACTTAGCTGCAAAAACATTGAAAGTATTCTATAATTTTACAGCGGTCTTGAAACTTGTACTTAGGAGATCTACAAAATGCCTGCACATAAATGTTATAATACAGCACTGAAGTAGCCTAAGAACTAAACATGCATCTAAGTTTTTAATAGGGAAGCAGAAGTTGTCAGAAGAGGTATTTAAATGAGCATTCTAGGACTGCATGCCAGGAGTGCAAAACTGAAGACATTAAAAGAACAAGTCAAGTGAACAAAACTGAAAAGCAAAAAGTGTTTTGCAATATTTTAAATATGGAACATTGATCTTTTTACCAAGTCAGACAGGCTTGTTATTCTCACAGAaatttctctgttttattttgtaagCTTGTATTCTAGGCTTGTAAGTGGAAACATGAAATAGGATATGCAAGTTTCACATTACGTTACCATGATCCCTTCattaaaaacacagtaaaaacTTTAGGGCAGAATAAGTGAACCTCATTCCACTGTCATTCCTACTGAAATCTATAGGCTTTATAGCACAAGTGAGGCCAAGTATTCAGAAACATATAGGATGCTTCTCAATGCCACAGTTCCAATTCTGCACCTGATTCCAGGTTTCTTTTAAAAGTACCTAGTTCTAAAAATCAATTCCTCTAAACTGAACTTTTACTTACGATTTATTTTGATAACCCCAGCTCtgttggctgtggggctggggacagaaaaACCAGGTCAGCAAGAAACTAAATGAACGCTTTCTTTTTGTTGTCAAAAAAATCCAGTCCACTTGTTATCTTTATGTTAGAGAAAAAGCTTTTAGAACAGGATCTAATCCAATTATAATTCAGTAGTTGACTGAATTTTGTAAGCTTACATCTGTCAGTTACAGAGGCTGTTATGTTAATCTGTACGGATATTCTCTACAAAGGTAAGGATGTATTACTTGTCCTATGGTTCACCTTTTCCAGAGATTCACATATTATAGCAAGTTGCATTGCCTGctacagaacagatgttcatacTTACTTCAACAAGCTGTGCTTTGTTGAGTCCTGGTCTAGTCTGTAACTTGAAGTGTCTTTTGTACCTTCGAAGCGTGTTTACTTGCAACTGATATAAGTCAAcctaggaaaaaagaaacaatggCATTAAATCATCATTAAATATGGCAACTGAAATGAAGGCAGAAGACATGCAGTATGTACTGTCCTTCTGTTCCAAGCAGCCTTTAGTATTCCGCCCAAAATAACATTCTGAACTGCCCTCTGAAACAGACTTGGAGGTGAAATTAGTAGATCACTGGCACAGAACTTTTTCTTCCTGGAAACGGTAGAGATTGCATTGGGCACTCATTTCTTTTCCATCAGTGAAGTCATGAGTCTCTCTGGTGCAGTGCccagattgggggtggggggtggcaaggagAGAGGAATAAAAACACCTTTGGGTTTTCTGGCACCGTCTAAACTGACAACTGTAGCTTTTAGAATGTGGGTCTGAACTAAGCCTCCTTTGCAGGAGCGGATGCGTTAAGCAGTACATTTGTCACTATTATTTTTTTTGTCCTTCACAAGAGTCGGCAGCAGATATCAGCTGTGGCAAGAACTGCTGATCCCATAAAACTTGAAAAAGAGAACTGGCTTGTTCAGGAACTGTGGTCCGCACGGTGCCAAAATTGCAGCCCTGGGATTCAAGAGGGTAACTGCAAAGATAATTGTGGGGAAGACTACAAAAAACAGTCTCTAGGAACTGAGATAAGACCTTACAGGACTCAGAATATTCCAGGACCTCAGACATCTTCACcagaggcttaaaaaaaaaaagtgttttccttCCTGTCAACCCAGAATTCTTTAGCAGAGTGCTGGCAGTGAAAAGGCCTTATGGACAAATGCATTACCGGGGAACTTGAAGGAACAAGTTCTGCAGCCAAATCTTAAAAATGCTATTTGAGATCTTTGATACCTCGAACAGGCAACCTACCCTCCAGCTTAGTGCACTTATCCAgggcatataaaaaaaaaaaaaaagggtatttCATACCATCTGAAATGGGAAACAAAAAGGTGCATATACGTTTTAAACACCACTTTTGTATATGGGATGTGCCAGATCAAAGCAACCACTTCCCCAAAAACTGGAATGTAATAGTGGCACTACAGTACATACTTTTACATTTAAGATTTAACTCTACTATGCTTTTATGTATGACACATATCTATTCTAAGTGTTTTTTTAACAGAATGGAGCAACTTCTGACTGTTCTGTAGCCATCCTGGCAGGACGGGGGAAAAGCCAAGGGACAGTTAAAAGGTGATAAAACATTTTATACACCGAAAGTATAAATGCTGGGCTCATGGTTCAGTAACTGCCTGACTCCTGCTGAAAAATGGTTCTGCTACTATGTGGCTAAGCACGTAACTCCAATACTAGGGATCTGGGGAGAAAGGTAAAATATTTCAGAATCAAAACTGATTTACGATTTAGGTTAGGCTTTATTTCCAGGAGAAGTATGATGaataaaatggagaaaacaaATATTCCTTATGTAAGCATCTTAGAATATATCATTCTAACATACACAATGAATACAGAAGCATAGCCATAAGAAATGTTATATTTTTGTGACTAAAGCATGACAATTAAGAATCAGTTTTACATGGCAACCACATAAATAACTAGGCAGGTACCTCTGGAGTGTCAATGTCTTGCACTGGCgagtcaccatcatcatcactgccttttctctttcttctgtttctcacGCTCTGAATTAAGTTTTTGTGAAAGTCACAAATATAAAGATGCCTTGcctaaaataaaatgagaaaaagccATGTTTTCCACGATTATTTTGCCAGGGTTTGGACACGTGCGGTCACACACAGCAGCGGCAGAGCCATCGCCATGTCTCGTGGCCTGAACTCGGGGCGGAGGAGATCTGCTGGTCCcggccagacccccccccccccctcctttccccctccgcGCTGCAGCAACGAGCCGACTCCAGGGAGCAGccgagcccagccccctcccgCCATCAGCAGGAAAATGACTTCTCCGTCGTCATCTTTTTAAAAGCCGCCGATGTCTCCCCCTGGTCCTCGCCGCCCTCCCCGAGCCCCTGCCGGCGAAGCAGGCACTCTCCGCCGGGCCCGGGGGGTTTAACAAGCCGCGCTCAGGCCCGCAGCGGCGCGGATCGGCTGCAGTTTCACTTTCAGCGACTCCGGGACCgcagcctcccccctcctcccccccgggcTCTTCCAACGCGAAGTTTCCGCAGCTGAAACCTCCCGGCaccccccgcagcagcagcagtcacagcAACAGCCCCCTTTGTGCCGCTCGGGAGGGGGCTCCCCGCGCTCCCCACCGCGGGGCTTTGTCTGGGGCCGGCGCGGCTCTACCCCATGGCGGCCGGGCGGCCCCCGCGGGGACAGGGCAAGCAGCTCCCCTGCGGCAGGCGGGCGCGCCAAGGGCAAGGACGCGGCGCCCGGGCCGGGGGCAGTGGCGGTGCCTGCGCCGCAgcccccccgccgccgcctccccccccGACCCCGGGCCCGCGGGCACTCACGCTCTTGTCCAGCTCGATCTTCACCTTCTTCTGCGAGATGCTCTTCTGGATGCGCTTGCTGAAGCTGGCGTTGCCGGCGGCCCGGCCGCAGCGCTCGCCCTCCTCGCGCAGGCAGCACAGCTGCCCGGCTCCGGGCCCCGCCGCGCCCGCCGGGCccgcagcggcggcggcggcagcagcagcggcaaccGCGGCGGCGTTAGCGCCCGcgacggccccggccccggctgcgGCCCcgagaggcggcggcggcggcggcactgGAGGCGGTGGCGGCGGCACCTCCACAGCGGAGCCCGCGCtggccccggcggcggcggcggcggcggcagcagcagcagcagcggcggcggcggctgcggggTCCCCCCCGCGCGGAGCCGCGTCCTCAGGCGCGAAGCCGTTCATGACCGCGCCGCCAGCGGCTGCGTCCTGCCCCTCAGTTCAGCCCCGCGGCGTCGCGCACGCCCCGCGCCCCTCTGTCATGTGCGGACTTTTCAGCTGTTTCCTCTGTAACAACAGCAACCCACCCGCCCTAGCGCGCATGCGCAACCCGCCGCCTACCGGGACCTGTAGTTGGCGCCGCGGCGCCCGCTCCGCCCGCGGGGAGGCCTGGGAAACTACCGCTCCCGGCGTGCCCCACGCGCGCTCCGCCGCCATTTTGCGGAGCGCGGCAAGGAACAAGACGGGGAGGGGTGGGGTTATTTTGGAGGTTGcgcttgcctccccacccccaccccctgctcgctgcagaagggagaggggacGCGGGCTTCTGGTCCCGTTCGCAACGCGCATGTGCGGGGAGTTCTGTGTTGCGGTGTTTGTCGTACAAAGGCTCGGAGCAGCCGTTAGGATTTGAAATGTGGCCGTTCGGAGGCCGCGGACCTGCGGCAGTTCCCCCCAGAGAGCGCCcgggcccttcccttcccttccctccctcctcccgctGCAGCGCTGCCCCAGCGGCCTCACCTGGGCCGGTAGGCCGGGCCTGGGGAAAAGGCGGGAGTGCTGGGCTAGTCTGACTGAGCACTGGCGAGCTGCTGTCTGCCCGAGAAGCTGGCAGCCTGGCGCTCCGTGACGGCCTTTCGCCCTGGGTCTTTTTTCAGCGTTTCCCCTGGCAGAGGACAGCGTCAGTTGGAGTAACTGGGCTCGCTCCCACCGCCCCGCTGCGGGGAGCTCCTGCCCCAGACAGTTCCCCCCGCCatacttccacacacacacacacacgatgagTAAATCTGACCGaccattttttttcatgtgcttGCTGTGAGGGAAAAGGCTAAGTGGGCTGAGTTCTAGCCTGTAGTTCATACTGGGAatatctgggggggagggggtcattgTGAGAAGGCTTTGTTATAAAGAAATCTTGTAAATAACCTCATAAGCAACCCACCTATATGTCCTTTTCACCCCAGTGGGGAGATAGCAGTCTAGAcctggcagcagggcccagagacTGCTCCCTGATTGGTTCCTCGTGACTTTATTTTTCATTGTACTGGCTGAGTGGTGTGCCCAGGTAACCAGTTCTGTAACTTCTATTGAAGTGTGGCTGACTGGGCCTCAGGAGAAAGCGTGAGGCTCTGATAAAGCTCGATGGAGAAAGTCCCAGGGAAGACAGATTAGTGAGAAAAAGAAGAGTCTCAGGGAGGATGGAACAGAGTCAAAGGAAGAACAGGGGGAACTGGTGTGGCACAATAGAGACTGGCTGTTTCAGAGCAGAGATTGCTGTGCTGTTGGGACACATCATTCTGCTACCCCTCCTCTTTAAAAGAGCACTCccacttccaccccccccccccttcatggGAGCTGATGAAAAGGAAGGAGCTGTTGGAGGTGTGGGTGCTATTGATCACTGAGGAAGCGGGAGACTGAGAAGATCCAGGGTCTCCAAGTCAGAGGCTCTCCCCTGCTAGGGGCTGGCTTCTAGGGGTCCTCTCAAGACAGGGAGACCAAATAAGGCTGCTTCTTGGAGAGTTGCAAGGCAGAGCTCCCCCCTCCAACAAAAGGGCATTGATCTTATGACACCTGCAAAGCACATTTGCACTGGCGTTGGAGTGTTTTGTTTGTCAAATAACTTATTTGACAAACAAAATACTCCaacctccctgccccttttggtCAGCTATTCCTTTCAAGTTAAGACAGCGGGAAAGGCCATAGGCCAAAGAAAATGGTTTAATTTAATTGAAAACATTTCAATGTATGAATTATGGCCTATTCGAAGTTATAGAATCAAAATAGGGAGTGTGACAAAACCCAATAATTTAAGGAGATACGGGCTCAGTGCATTGCGCACTCAGGGGTTACAACGGTTTCAATTTCTACTTCTTAACCTGATTTTATAACCCAGTCTTACAGAGTATGGGTACAATCCCACATCAAACTTGCATCTGTGTTGTGATTCAGAGGGTCAGATTCAAACAAAAACTGAGGCATGTAAATCCAAAAGTGCAATCCACCTGCTTAACTGTTGTTTGAGACTGTGATGGTCCACAGTCTCAAGCTTTTGCTTGGTAGGCAGGTGCCTACGGTTTTGTTACTTCACATGCCCAGAGATGTACCAATACAAAGGATGTACAGAGGCTGAGCCAATATCACCAACGCCTATCACACATTTCAATCCACTTGAGACTCAAGGGTTCATTTCAAGAGGCCTACTCTGAGTACACTTACCCATAAATCACACCAAAAGCATTAAGTTCAGCACAAAGCAGAAGACACTTTCATGgtcccagaggaacagacttgcaccttcagcttcctctgtgcaaaaatgaagtttattttctacctatggggactttttatcatcttttatttttcctgagcctgaggaagggcgtgtgtgccagaaagcttgcagaaaaagagatttttttaatgatttcttagttggtctaataaaaggtatcacctctgaaccaagagttctagagttttgcatttctaagTCACAATCGCTTTCATTCAAAACCATAGCTGATGGTGGCGCCGCCTATCTTTTGCATAGACAAATGATTAGAACACAGCAATCAATCACTACTACACATTGCTATTAGATAGCATAGGAGCAAGAGATAGCCTTACCTTTAGCCAACTTAGAATGGATGCAGCAGCAAAAGTTAACCCAGGCTGTCTTTACACTGATAGTTTTAGCTCTGATTTGTTCAGTAGTTCAGGGATTCCCCCAGTTTAGCGGCTGCTGCTTTTTATAGGCAGGTAACCCTTTACCCTGGTTAAACATTTCATCTGTCTGTGCCGAGTCACATTCCTTCTTTCTTACTCTCTTGGGCCCTATGAATCCTGCATTCTTGGCTTCCAAGATAGTGTATTCAACACTGGATGACAGAGTCATGTGCTATCTTTTCATGGCCGTATGATGTTGCATTCCTTTTTATGCAACAGTCCTGCtttagcagcaggggcagaagatTAGAGCACTCTCCTGGAGGTGAGAAAGATACCAGTAGATTTGAAACTCCTCAGGCTGTAAAGCAGTATAACTAGGTCTACCACTTCCTGGGTGCATGCTTAAACCACTAGGTATAATACAAAGGGTGGATTGTCATCATTGCCAGCTGTGTAAGAGTGATGAAAAAGTAAGCCAGTTACCTGCATCCAAAGGAAGAAATCAGTTGATAAGTGCATGAAGGCACTTTGCAGGAGAAGATTGATTCCAGAGATGTCCCCCTGTTCCACATTTCCTAATGGCTACCTTAGGTGTCCTCCCTGCTTGGCATACCAGCTGTTGTGAGTTGCAGTTATCTAAACTCTTCTCATCCCTTGTATAGGAACACAGGTATCCTAAAAGATATGTAAATTCTACACTTGGATCTGACTGCCTAAATGGCATGGCCATACCAAAATGATGCTGTGCCCAGTTCCCTTAGTAAGTGAATTTATATTAGGCATAAAGATATAGATGCCAGTTGCACAGAAGGgatataactagggacctacttaatctGTGGTTTTGTGGAGTTTGCAGAAACAATGAAATCTGGGATAATCTACAaaatcaacattaaaaaaatcttaataaaaataaaatgctggctccctctgggagcCATTGGTTCCTGCTGCCTGAAGGGGAAAGTGCCAGCTGGTATGGTGGCAGGATAGGATGGTGGCTGCCCTCttgttcctcctccccaccccggggcctctctgccaatcagcaccaaggggcggGGCCACCACACAATGCCCACAAAATCAGCTCTGTATGCTGCAAACAGGTTGTGAAAAACCCTTCCTCTCACTGCAACttaagtaggtccctagataTAACCCCAGGGCTCCAGAATCTACACTGGTTCCCAAGAGCTTTCTGGGTACAACTCATGGTACTAGTTTGATGGATAAAGCTCTAATCATTCTGGGCCCGATGTACCTTATGACTGTCTTATGCcctatcaccagggatcctggttttctctgatttaaaaaaaatccccaattttcagattaaaaaaagtattcccaaattcacattttctcgtgattaaaatgaaacaccacacacacacacatatatatacacatgtatatataaGTGACTTTTTAAATccgaaaattagggattttttttaaaatcagagaaaagcaggatccctacCCATCACAATCCAAAAGGTCAGCTAAGATTAACCTTCTGTAAGCCTCTGACAAAGACATTGAATTACAGGCTCATATACTTACCTATATAAAGAAACAAtcagtataaaaaaaataacGTTTGAAGTCAAGCGTTATTAGGTCATGCATTGCTTTAAAGCCTTGATCTTGTAGGGGCCCTAGGGACTGTGCTAATGGGTACACAAGACTGGTAAAATTATTGCAGACATCAGGATCTAACTTGTGGTTCTAGGAAATACCATCATGTACTACTACATTAGGATCACTCCCTAAACCTGAGTGTTCCTGCACACTGATTTTAATGCAGCTTCTTGACACAAATCATAAGTTAAAAAGATAGTTATCTACTAAATGGGTGATTTATCATTCATCATTTTAACATGCTAAaacataaaattaataaaaatgaacCTTAATAAGAATATTAAGCTACGTGATTGCTTAAATCCAGATATAGAATTATAATGTTCTCTTttaggtagcaaaaaaaaaaaatgtaccaagGCAAGCGTAGAGGCTCCATGTAGTTATAAATCATTGTTTAATGTTTACATTAACCAATGCGAATGCACTCTTTTTTAACCAAAAAGCACTAATGAGAAAGTtgattaaaattaattatttaaatacaGGCTCTACACCTGGATATGTAATTgccttgatttaaatcaatctgtTTATCAACCTCCTAGTGTAGACATTGTTATGCTGGTATATAGATGCCTAGACGGGTATAATTTATTGCTCTATGATTTACCAattcttttaaaacataaaaatccCACCCATTACCACTGTAGCCAAAGTGGTATAAAACGGAATTTAGAATGGTATAAAATGGAATTATCTGAATGATCCAATTGAATCTGCCACCATTTTCTTTGTTAGTCCTCCATTATCattatcatagagaagtaaggttggaaggaacctcaagagatcatctagtccagctagGGATCACTGTCTAACAGTGTTATGTGGTTTTAATAAAAGATTTAATGCTGTAAACAAGTTCCAAAAATAAACATTGCATTTTAAGCATAATCTAGGTGTTATAGGATTAAGACTGATAAACCTATGTGCTGTAAAGTCTTGGAAGATTTGTATACATATCCATCAGTTTGTACCAATCCAGTTCTTGAAAGAGCTGTTACATTTAGTCACAAAATGCTCCAAGGTCTCTCTAGTAAGAGGCTTCATTTTTTatgcaaagaattttaaaaaattgttataaCTATTGATATAGAATAATTCAGTGTCAAATGCAAGCAAAAGACTCTTTTGTCCTTGATTGTTTGAAAATTACCTGAATGTACACCACTAGGGGATGGcaaattattttccttcattAAACACAATATAGGGATCTATTTTCAAATGTAACaccatgtgcacaaacacatGACTGTGTGTTCAACTTTGCATCTGGGTCATACAAGTTTTGCTAGTTGCTCCCTCTAAAAAAAACCTTGGTTCTGATAGATTTTGAAATAAGCCAAGTTGTGGATGAACATCCATTGACATTTCCATATAGGACTCAGTCACTATTTCAGTGGTTCATTTGTCtaccttttttggttttgttaacGTTCTGTTCCATTTTGTTATGTATAACTTAAGGCCATGTAATGTAGAAGcaataatactaatactacttcaattactactactactttggGTACTTAAAAGATTGGGtacttaaaagatttttaaaaaatcacaccTGACATAACTTCCTATGTAGTGCttgactaccctcctagtgagaacattcttcccaatatctaacctaaacttcccttgctgcaacttgagaccattgctccttgttctgtcatttgccaccactaagaacagtttagctccatcctcctttgaacccctcttcaggtagctgaaagctgctattaaatcctctctgtctcctcttctctagactaaataagcccaattccctcagacTTTCCCCATAAGCATGAATGACTCGTGTctgctgaggctggggggggaacACGGCAACTGCCCGCATGCAGCGGGGGCGTGGTGGTGGCAagcggggaccacctgcaggtggccgcAGTGACATTAGCAGCGAGGGCAGgctgagcggggactgcccacaggtggccgcggcagtgttggcagcgagggttgggggtggcaagcggcaaccgGCCACATACCCTGGCAGCAGCGGCCaatcttagggggtgcatgtgcccccccatattcccctacgcatcacctatgcccataagtcatgtccctcagcctcactatttttgttgccctccactggactccctccaatttgtcaataTCCTCTgcagtggagggcccaaaactgaacacagtactccaaatgtggccttaccagtgctgaatcaaggggaataatcacttctcttgacctactggcaacatacctaccaatgcaacccaatGTGCTGTTAGACTttttggcaacaggggcacactgttggcttatattcagcttattgcccactgtaacccccaggtccttttctgcagagctgctgtttagccaatcagccccccgcctgtactggtacatgggattgttccaacctcagtgcaggactttgcacttgtcctcgttgaacctcatgagatttcttttagctcAATGCTCccatttgtttaggtcactctgaatcctatccctaccctccagcatatctactactcccctcagcttggtgtgatctgcaaacttgctgagggtgcactctgtgccatctttcaggtcattgatgaagacattgaacaaaacttgctccaggactaacccctggagcactccacttgataccagctaccaactatAGACATTTGAGTCGTTGATAACTAGTctttgagcccaatgctccagccacttttctatccaccttacagtccattcatccagccagtacttccttatcttgcctgcaagaatgttgtgggagaccatatcaaatgccttgctaaaatcaaggtacaccacatccaccagtttCCCCACATCCAGAGTTATTTCCTCACAGACAGCAATcagactggtcaggcatgacttgtccctggtgaatccatgctgaccattCCTAATCACTTTTTCTCCtctagaaatggattccttgaggatctgctccttgatttttccagagactggggtgaggctgactggtctgtagttctgtatcctcttttttccttcttaagtATGGGCACTATTTTCACTTTTCTAATCACCTAGgtaggacctctcctgattgtcctgagttttcaaagatgatggccaatggctctgcaatcacatcacctatctccctcagcacccttgggtggcaccctacctggccccatagacagcttttctaagtagtccctaacctgttctttcactgctgagggctgttcacctcctccccaaactgtgcttcccgctgtagtagtctgggagctaaccttgccagtaaagacagaggcaaaaaaggtattgagcatttcagccttttctgcatcctctgtcacaaggttgcctcccctattcagtaagggaccccgTTTCCCTGATGATAATATTCAAGaatcaatttacattttttaaatcagttcaATTTTAATATTATATGATACAAGTAACATAAAAAAACAGTCTTTTAAATAATCATCTAACTTCCATTTAAATAGAATAATGGAAGAATGGGACGACAAGACTGCACACTTTTACTAAGGCAGAACAGTGAATCTTCTGAAGCACAGCAGGGATCATATCTTTTTTTATAAACTGGCACAGTGCCTAAGCTTTATCCTTTAttcaaaatattatatttatgCCCTACTTGATATAAAATCCTACCTTTTCATTAGACAGCACATCTcgcaacattttattttcttaaaggccCACCTCCTAAGACTGGGGagtctcagctttcatttaaaaaaaaaaagtttccagttCTTATACTTACTGATGACATTTTGAAGACAGGACCAAAACATACCCTGAAAGTGTTTTGCCATACACTGATGAAAAGTTCTGTATAAGGATTTGACGCTACTATTTTGAAAGGGCCCTGAATCAGGCCCCAGACAGAAAACTTAGAAAACTGCAAATGACAAAAGTAATTTTGTATTGTTGAATGGAATGTGGAAAAAGTTCAGTTACAAACTTGTAAATATGAGTGAAATAATTATTGTGACCaaagagcagctggtgttcctaataTTATCTGCCTTAGTACCAAGATAGATTTGTTGTATTTATTTCCTATCATATGACCACTTCAGTTTCACTGTGCTCTGCAGCTGTCCTTAGCAGTTCTAATGTACGTTGTCTTTGAGATATTTGGTATACAGCATGAAGTCAAAACAACTCACTTGAACTTTCAGACTAGTGTGACAAATGTGCCTCTGAAAAGACAGCAAATTGCATTTGCAACAGTAAGAGCTGCTTAAATTAGTTATGCAGACTTTTCCTAGCCTATG
This genomic window from Alligator mississippiensis isolate rAllMis1 chromosome 2, rAllMis1, whole genome shotgun sequence contains:
- the SAP30 gene encoding histone deacetylase complex subunit SAP30 isoform X2 gives rise to the protein MNGFAPEDAAPRGGDPAAAAAAAAAAAAAAAAAGASAGSAVEVPPPPPPVPPPPPPLGAAAGAGAVAGANAAAVAAAAAAAAAAGPAGAAGPGAGQLCCLREEGERCGRAAGNASFSKRIQKSISQKKARHLYICDFHKNLIQSVRNRRKRKGSDDDGDSPVQDIDTPEVDLYQLQVNTLRRYKRHFKLQTRPGLNKAQLVEIIGCHFRTIPVNEKDTLTYFIYSVKNDKNKPDLKMDSSVH
- the SAP30 gene encoding histone deacetylase complex subunit SAP30 isoform X1 produces the protein MNGFAPEDAAPRGGDPAAAAAAAAAAAAAAAAAGASAGSAVEVPPPPPPVPPPPPPLGAAAGAGAVAGANAAAVAAAAAAAAAAGPAGAAGPGAGQLCCLREEGERCGRAAGNASFSKRIQKSISQKKVKIELDKSARHLYICDFHKNLIQSVRNRRKRKGSDDDGDSPVQDIDTPEVDLYQLQVNTLRRYKRHFKLQTRPGLNKAQLVEIIGCHFRTIPVNEKDTLTYFIYSVKNDKNKPDLKMDSSVH